The proteins below come from a single Nocardiopsis gilva YIM 90087 genomic window:
- a CDS encoding NAD(P)/FAD-dependent oxidoreductase yields the protein MKLFASAAEMRAIPRSAEFRNGGVSFWYREPGLPERRPALPGSADYDVCVVGGGYTGLWSAYYLKKAQPDLRVAILEREFSGFGASGRNGGWLSAEFAGSRERLADAHGKGAVIALQRAMMASVDEVISTAEAEGIDADIVKGGVRMVATNPAQRARLDAEVRYLQEWGYWPEDLYMIEHGHEPRLQVDGAVLASHSPHAARLQPAKLALGLAAAVERLGVDIFEDTAVTEIRPREGEQRPAAVTENGEVRADYVIRATEGFTSTLQGERRAWLPMNSSMIVTEPLSDDMWKHIGWGGHEVLGDAAHAYFYAQRTADGRIAIGGRGVPYRFGSRQDDHGRTPPQAIAELWRVLARLFPIASDVPVAHAWSGVLGVPRDWCPTVHLDTETGVGWAGGYVGSGVTASNLAGRTLRDLVLGAPTDLTRLPWVGRRVRGWEPEPLRWVGTQVVYGLYRTADRRESDRVGHTSRFAGLASRIAGR from the coding sequence ATGAAACTCTTCGCCAGTGCGGCCGAGATGCGCGCCATTCCACGGTCGGCGGAGTTTCGCAACGGCGGCGTCTCCTTCTGGTACCGGGAGCCCGGCCTCCCCGAGCGCCGGCCCGCGCTGCCCGGATCCGCCGACTACGACGTGTGCGTCGTCGGCGGCGGCTACACCGGCCTGTGGAGCGCCTACTACCTGAAGAAGGCCCAGCCCGATCTGCGCGTCGCGATCCTGGAGCGCGAGTTCTCCGGGTTCGGCGCGTCCGGACGGAACGGCGGCTGGCTGTCGGCGGAGTTCGCCGGCTCCCGGGAGCGGCTGGCCGACGCGCACGGCAAGGGCGCGGTGATCGCGCTCCAGCGCGCCATGATGGCCTCCGTCGACGAGGTCATCTCCACCGCCGAGGCGGAGGGGATCGACGCCGACATCGTCAAGGGCGGTGTGCGCATGGTCGCCACCAACCCCGCGCAGCGGGCCCGCCTCGACGCTGAGGTCCGCTACCTCCAGGAGTGGGGGTACTGGCCGGAGGACCTGTACATGATCGAGCACGGCCACGAGCCGCGGCTCCAGGTGGACGGCGCGGTGCTGGCCTCCCACAGCCCGCACGCCGCGCGGCTCCAGCCGGCCAAGCTGGCGCTGGGGCTGGCGGCGGCCGTCGAGCGGCTCGGTGTGGACATCTTCGAGGACACCGCCGTCACCGAGATCCGTCCCCGCGAGGGGGAGCAGCGCCCCGCCGCCGTCACCGAGAACGGCGAGGTGCGGGCCGACTACGTCATCCGCGCCACCGAAGGCTTCACCTCCACGTTGCAGGGGGAGCGCCGCGCGTGGCTGCCGATGAACAGCTCCATGATCGTGACCGAGCCGCTCAGCGATGACATGTGGAAGCACATCGGCTGGGGCGGGCACGAGGTGCTGGGCGACGCGGCGCACGCCTACTTCTACGCCCAGCGCACCGCCGACGGCCGCATCGCCATCGGCGGACGCGGCGTGCCCTACCGGTTCGGGTCGCGCCAGGACGACCACGGCCGCACCCCGCCCCAGGCCATCGCGGAGCTGTGGCGGGTGCTGGCCCGGCTGTTCCCGATCGCCTCGGATGTGCCGGTCGCCCACGCCTGGTCCGGCGTGCTGGGCGTGCCGCGCGACTGGTGCCCGACGGTGCACCTGGACACCGAGACCGGCGTGGGCTGGGCCGGAGGATACGTCGGCAGCGGCGTCACCGCCTCCAACCTCGCCGGACGCACCCTGCGCGATCTGGTCCTGGGGGCACCGACCGATCTGACCCGCCTCCCCTGGGTCGGCCGCCGCGTCCGCGGCTGGGAACCCGAACCCCTGCGCTGGGTGGGCACCCAGGTCGTCTACGGCCTCTACCGCACCGCCGACCGCCGCGAATCCGACCGCGTCGGCCACACCTCCCGCTTCGCCGGACTCGCCAGCCGCATCGCGGGGCGGTGA
- a CDS encoding aminotransferase family protein, which produces MHDVTRTQKFMVTRAEGVWLWDDSGDRYLDGTASLWYCNVGHGRTEIADAVHQQMTRLDAYTVYGDFANGPALELGERLTAHAPVVDPRVILTCGGGESIDTAAKLARRYWGVTGHPGKTHLISRTGGYHGLHGFGSSIIGMERFRAGFGPLIEDVSVIPHDSVEALEAEILRVGPENVAAFFAEPVIGAGGVYPPPGPEYFGAVAEVCRRHGVLFVVDSVICGFARMGTWFGIERYGVRPDMIVFAKGVSSGYLPLGGVIVSGEVAEPFWNRPGNPFLHGTTYAGHPACCAAGMANLDILEREDLFTVSLEIEAQLDAAVRQLADHPMVGEVRAGTGVMAAVELSSEALDERGITTAEVFLEARSRGVILRPVPRALLVSPPLIITWEQIEHLVGTLRSALDAVSAAHDGAQPGTAGAAGD; this is translated from the coding sequence ATGCACGACGTCACGCGGACCCAGAAGTTCATGGTGACCCGGGCCGAGGGCGTGTGGCTGTGGGACGACAGCGGCGATCGCTACCTCGATGGCACGGCGAGCCTGTGGTACTGCAACGTGGGGCACGGGCGCACGGAGATCGCCGACGCCGTCCACCAGCAGATGACCCGACTCGACGCCTACACCGTGTACGGCGACTTCGCCAACGGTCCCGCGCTGGAGCTCGGCGAGCGGCTGACCGCGCACGCGCCGGTGGTCGACCCCCGGGTGATCCTGACCTGCGGGGGCGGGGAGTCCATCGACACCGCGGCGAAGCTGGCCCGCCGCTACTGGGGGGTGACCGGCCACCCCGGCAAGACCCACCTGATCAGCCGTACCGGCGGCTACCACGGCCTGCACGGGTTCGGCAGCAGCATCATCGGCATGGAGCGCTTCCGTGCCGGGTTCGGCCCGCTGATCGAGGACGTCTCCGTCATCCCGCACGACTCGGTCGAGGCCCTGGAAGCCGAGATCCTGCGCGTCGGCCCGGAGAACGTCGCCGCGTTCTTCGCCGAACCCGTCATCGGCGCCGGCGGGGTCTACCCGCCGCCCGGACCGGAGTACTTCGGTGCCGTGGCCGAGGTGTGCCGCCGTCACGGGGTGCTGTTCGTCGTCGACAGTGTCATCTGCGGGTTCGCCCGCATGGGCACATGGTTCGGGATCGAGCGCTACGGCGTCCGCCCCGACATGATCGTCTTCGCCAAGGGCGTCAGCAGCGGCTACCTCCCGCTGGGCGGGGTCATCGTCAGCGGGGAGGTGGCCGAGCCGTTCTGGAACCGGCCGGGCAACCCCTTCCTGCACGGGACGACGTACGCGGGGCACCCGGCGTGCTGCGCGGCGGGCATGGCCAACCTCGACATCCTCGAGCGCGAGGACCTCTTCACGGTCTCGCTGGAGATCGAGGCGCAGCTGGACGCCGCCGTGCGCCAGCTCGCCGACCACCCGATGGTCGGCGAGGTCCGGGCGGGCACCGGCGTGATGGCGGCCGTGGAACTGTCGTCGGAGGCCCTGGACGAGCGGGGGATCACCACGGCCGAGGTGTTCCTCGAGGCGCGGTCGCGCGGGGTGATCCTGCGCCCGGTGCCGCGCGCCCTGCTGGTCTCACCGCCGCTGATCATCACCTGGGAGCAGATCGAGCACCTGGTGGGCACGCTGCGCTCCGCCCTGGACGCGGTCTCGGCCGCGCACGACGGCGCGCAGCCCGGCACGGCGGGTGCCGCGGGCGACTGA
- the argJ gene encoding bifunctional glutamate N-acetyltransferase/amino-acid acetyltransferase ArgJ → MSVTAPNGFRAAGVSAGIKADSGRDVAIVINDGPSRAAAAVFTRNRVKAAPVLWSEQVVKGGRVRAVILNSGGANACTGAPGFQDTHATAERVADALEDSAGEIVVASTGLIGERLPMPELLAGVDTAVASAARDGGIDAADAIRTTDTVAKIAFRRGPGYTIGGMAKGAGMLSPALATMLSVITTDAELTSEQCDRLLRAATARTFERVDADGCLSTNDTVVLMAGGASGTVPDEQEFGALLTDVCDDLARQLIADAEGASKSIAVEVVGAASEDDALTAARAIARNNLFKCAMYGEDPNWGRVLGAVGTTDAAFEPDRLNVAINGVWVCRQGAVGDDRSKVDLAPRDVTVTVDLTAGSAAATIWTTDLTTEYVHENSAYST, encoded by the coding sequence GTGAGCGTCACAGCACCCAACGGCTTCCGGGCCGCCGGTGTCAGCGCCGGCATCAAGGCCGACAGCGGACGCGACGTCGCCATCGTCATCAACGACGGGCCGTCACGAGCCGCCGCCGCCGTCTTCACCCGGAACCGCGTCAAAGCCGCCCCCGTCCTCTGGTCGGAGCAGGTCGTCAAGGGCGGCCGGGTGCGCGCCGTCATCCTCAACTCCGGCGGCGCCAACGCCTGCACGGGCGCGCCGGGCTTCCAGGACACCCACGCCACCGCCGAGCGCGTAGCCGACGCCCTGGAGGACTCCGCCGGGGAGATCGTGGTCGCCTCCACCGGCCTCATCGGCGAGCGCCTGCCCATGCCGGAGCTGCTGGCGGGCGTCGACACCGCGGTCGCCTCGGCAGCGCGCGACGGCGGGATCGACGCCGCCGACGCCATCCGCACCACCGACACCGTTGCCAAGATCGCCTTCCGGCGCGGCCCCGGCTACACGATCGGCGGCATGGCCAAGGGCGCGGGCATGCTGTCGCCCGCCCTGGCCACCATGCTCTCGGTCATCACCACCGACGCCGAGCTCACCTCCGAGCAGTGCGACCGGCTGCTGCGCGCCGCCACCGCCCGCACCTTCGAACGGGTCGACGCCGACGGCTGCCTGTCCACCAACGACACCGTCGTGCTGATGGCCGGGGGCGCCTCCGGCACGGTCCCCGACGAGCAGGAGTTCGGCGCGCTGCTCACCGACGTCTGCGACGACCTGGCCCGCCAGCTCATCGCCGACGCCGAGGGCGCCAGCAAGTCGATCGCCGTCGAGGTCGTCGGCGCCGCCAGCGAGGACGACGCGCTCACCGCCGCCCGCGCCATCGCCCGCAACAACCTCTTCAAATGCGCCATGTACGGCGAGGACCCCAACTGGGGCCGGGTCCTCGGCGCGGTGGGCACCACCGACGCCGCGTTCGAGCCCGACCGGCTCAACGTCGCCATCAACGGCGTGTGGGTCTGCCGCCAGGGGGCGGTGGGCGACGACCGCTCCAAAGTGGACCTGGCGCCGCGCGACGTCACCGTCACCGTCGACCTGACCGCCGGAAGCGCCGCCGCCACCATCTGGACCACCGACCTGACCACCGAATACGTCCACGAGAACTCGGCGTACAGCACATGA
- the argB gene encoding acetylglutamate kinase: MIASIPDHRAQDKAAILIEALPWLSRFHGKTVVIKYGGNAMINEELRTRFAESVVFLYYAGLRPVVVHGGGPQISAHLDRLGLESTFTAGLRVTTPETMDVVRMVLMGQVNREIVGLINRHGPFAVGMSGEDAHLFTAERKHAVVNGEQVDIGQVGEIVDVQPGAVQCLISDGRIPVVSGIARSDEGVYNVNADTAAAALAVGLDAAKLIMLTDVEGLYADYPDNTELISRLTVGELEELLPRLSSGMVPKMEACLTAVRGGVPQAHIIDGRVPHSMLLEVFTNQGVGTMVVDEIREAAELGAPTDIYQDQEENQ, encoded by the coding sequence ATGATCGCATCGATCCCCGACCACCGGGCCCAGGACAAGGCCGCGATCCTCATCGAGGCGCTGCCGTGGCTCAGTCGCTTCCACGGCAAGACCGTCGTGATCAAGTACGGCGGCAACGCGATGATCAACGAGGAACTGCGCACCCGCTTCGCCGAGAGTGTCGTCTTCCTCTACTACGCGGGCCTGCGCCCCGTCGTCGTGCACGGCGGCGGACCGCAGATCAGCGCCCACCTCGACCGGCTCGGCCTGGAGAGCACCTTCACTGCCGGGCTGCGGGTGACCACGCCCGAGACCATGGACGTCGTGCGCATGGTGCTCATGGGCCAGGTCAACCGCGAGATCGTGGGGCTGATCAACCGGCACGGGCCGTTCGCGGTCGGTATGTCCGGCGAGGACGCCCACCTGTTCACCGCCGAGCGCAAGCACGCGGTCGTCAACGGGGAGCAGGTGGACATCGGCCAGGTCGGCGAGATCGTCGACGTGCAGCCGGGCGCCGTGCAGTGCCTGATCTCCGACGGCCGGATCCCCGTCGTCTCGGGGATCGCCCGGTCCGACGAGGGCGTCTACAACGTCAACGCCGACACCGCGGCGGCCGCGCTCGCCGTCGGCCTGGACGCGGCCAAGCTCATCATGCTGACCGACGTCGAGGGCCTGTACGCCGACTACCCGGACAACACCGAGCTCATCAGCCGCCTCACCGTCGGCGAGCTGGAGGAGCTGCTGCCGCGCCTGTCCTCGGGCATGGTGCCCAAGATGGAGGCGTGCCTGACCGCGGTGCGCGGCGGCGTTCCGCAGGCGCACATCATCGACGGCCGCGTCCCGCACTCCATGCTGCTGGAGGTCTTCACCAACCAGGGCGTCGGGACCATGGTCGTCGACGAGATCCGGGAGGCCGCCGAACTCGGCGCGCCCACGGACATCTACCAGGACCAGGAGGAGAACCAGTGA
- the argC gene encoding N-acetyl-gamma-glutamyl-phosphate reductase — MGYTAAIAGASGYAGGELLRLLLAHPGIEIGTLTAGGNAGSTLGEHQPHLVPLADRVLAETTLENLAGHDIVFLALPHGQSGAIAEQLGDDVLVVDCGADFRLKDAAAWEAFYGSPHAGTWPYGLPELPGGRDALAGAARIAVPGCHVTTATLALFPGLAEGLVTPDLVVVAVTGTSGAGKSPKPHLIGSETMGSAAPYGVGGVHRHNPEIVQNLSGVAGTDVTLSFTPILAPMPRGILSTCSAPLAPGVTEEQVRDAYARRFSAEPFVHLLPEGTWPTTAMTLGANTALVQVTVDRAAGRMVAIAALDNLTKGTAGGAVQSANIALGLPETTGLPTTGVAP, encoded by the coding sequence ATGGGGTACACAGCGGCCATCGCGGGTGCCAGCGGCTATGCGGGCGGCGAACTCCTGCGCCTCCTGCTCGCGCATCCCGGTATCGAGATCGGTACGCTCACTGCGGGCGGCAACGCCGGAAGCACGCTCGGAGAGCACCAGCCGCACCTGGTGCCGCTGGCCGACCGCGTGCTGGCCGAGACCACGCTGGAGAACCTCGCCGGGCACGACATCGTCTTCCTCGCCCTGCCGCACGGGCAGTCCGGCGCGATCGCCGAGCAGCTCGGCGACGACGTCCTGGTCGTCGACTGCGGCGCCGACTTCCGGCTCAAGGACGCCGCCGCCTGGGAGGCCTTCTACGGCTCCCCGCACGCCGGGACCTGGCCCTACGGCCTGCCCGAGCTCCCCGGCGGGCGCGACGCACTCGCCGGGGCCGCGCGCATCGCCGTTCCCGGCTGCCACGTCACCACGGCCACGCTGGCCCTCTTCCCAGGGCTCGCCGAAGGCCTGGTCACGCCCGACCTCGTCGTCGTCGCGGTCACCGGCACCTCCGGCGCGGGCAAGTCCCCCAAACCGCACCTCATCGGCAGCGAGACCATGGGCTCGGCCGCCCCCTACGGCGTCGGCGGCGTGCACCGGCACAACCCCGAGATCGTGCAGAACCTCTCCGGGGTCGCGGGCACCGACGTCACCCTGTCCTTCACCCCGATCCTGGCCCCCATGCCCCGCGGCATCCTGTCCACCTGCTCCGCCCCGCTGGCGCCCGGCGTCACCGAAGAGCAGGTCAGAGACGCCTACGCGCGACGATTCTCGGCCGAGCCCTTCGTGCACCTGCTGCCCGAGGGGACCTGGCCCACCACAGCGATGACACTGGGCGCCAACACCGCACTGGTCCAGGTGACGGTCGACCGGGCAGCGGGCCGCATGGTCGCGATCGCCGCCCTCGACAACCTGACCAAGGGCACCGCGGGCGGCGCCGTCCAGAGCGCCAACATCGCGCTCGGACTTCCCGAGACCACCGGACTTCCCACGACGGGCGTCGCACCCTAA
- the pheT gene encoding phenylalanine--tRNA ligase subunit beta, translated as MRVPVSWLREYVELPADVTPRDLAAKLIAAGLEVETVDEVGADISGPIVIGRVREIEELTGFKKPIRYCRVDVGTANGSGEKQNIICGARNFSEGDLVVVALPGAELPGGFTIGSRKTYGRMSEGMICSAAELALWEDHEGIIVLPEDFGAPGTDLYGPLGLREDVLDIAVTPDRGYALSMRGVARDVAALYELPFHDPAEVRVDGTPGAGYPASVVGPEDATGAAICANYVLRGATGFDADAPTPLWMKRRLALTGVRSISLAVDVTNYVMMELGQPLHAWDRAKLRGPIEVRLARVGERLETLDHVKRTLDPDDILITDESGPINIAGVMGGLDTEISMTSTDVIVEAAHFDDRHIARTSRRHQLSSESSRRFERGIDSQLQLAAATRAARLLGELGGASVEDGYTHIDLSTPREPIALSADHPGTVAGVAYARERVIRRLVEVGCEVADHQERADTLRVTPPSWRPDLTDPNDLAEEVIRLEGYENIPSIPPRAPAGRGLTPSQRLRRSVGRGLAGAGFTEVLSYPFVGERDFDGLQLDADDARRRTLKLANPLNDDEPLLRTTLLPGLLKTLARNVGRGFADVALFETGLVYRPKPGAPEQAPMLRVDRGPTAEELASVEAALPDQPRRVGAVLAGDREPSGWWGEGRAATWADAIEAAREVGRAAGAELTVRADQHAPWHPGRCAALYVAAEGSEGKEILVGHAGELHPRVITAYGLPPRTVAMEVELDRIERVVAPVRAPEVSTYPVATQDVALVVDAAVPSGEVERALRDGAGELLESVRLFDVYTGEQVGAGRKSLAYTLRLRAGDRTLTAEESTAARDAAVAAATERTGAVLRG; from the coding sequence ATGCGCGTCCCCGTTTCCTGGCTGCGGGAGTACGTCGAGTTGCCGGCCGACGTCACCCCCCGCGACCTCGCCGCCAAGCTGATCGCCGCCGGACTGGAGGTCGAGACCGTCGACGAGGTCGGCGCCGACATCTCCGGCCCGATCGTCATCGGCCGCGTACGCGAGATCGAGGAGCTCACCGGCTTCAAGAAGCCGATCCGCTACTGCCGCGTGGACGTTGGCACGGCCAACGGCTCCGGCGAGAAGCAGAACATCATCTGCGGCGCCCGCAACTTCTCCGAGGGCGACCTCGTCGTCGTCGCGCTGCCCGGCGCCGAACTGCCCGGCGGCTTCACCATCGGCTCCCGTAAGACCTACGGCAGGATGTCCGAGGGCATGATCTGCTCGGCCGCCGAGCTCGCCCTGTGGGAGGACCACGAGGGCATCATCGTGCTGCCCGAGGACTTCGGCGCACCGGGTACCGACCTCTACGGCCCGCTCGGGCTGCGCGAGGACGTCCTGGACATCGCCGTCACCCCCGACCGCGGCTACGCCCTGTCCATGCGGGGGGTGGCGCGCGACGTCGCCGCCCTCTACGAACTGCCGTTCCACGACCCCGCCGAGGTCCGCGTCGACGGAACGCCCGGAGCGGGCTACCCCGCCTCCGTGGTCGGGCCGGAGGACGCCACCGGCGCGGCCATCTGCGCCAACTACGTGCTGCGCGGCGCCACCGGGTTCGACGCCGACGCCCCCACGCCGCTGTGGATGAAGCGCCGCCTGGCGCTGACGGGCGTGCGCTCGATCTCGCTGGCGGTCGACGTCACCAACTACGTGATGATGGAGCTGGGCCAGCCCCTGCACGCCTGGGACCGCGCCAAGCTGCGCGGCCCCATCGAGGTGCGGCTCGCCCGCGTCGGCGAGCGGCTGGAGACGCTCGACCACGTCAAGCGCACCCTGGACCCCGACGACATCCTCATCACCGACGAGTCGGGACCGATCAACATCGCCGGCGTCATGGGCGGTCTCGACACCGAGATCAGCATGACCTCCACCGACGTGATCGTCGAGGCGGCCCACTTCGACGACCGGCACATCGCCCGCACCTCCCGGCGGCACCAGCTCTCCTCGGAGTCCTCGCGCCGCTTCGAGCGGGGCATCGACTCCCAGCTGCAGCTGGCGGCCGCCACCCGGGCGGCGCGACTGCTGGGCGAACTGGGCGGGGCGAGCGTCGAGGACGGCTACACCCACATCGACCTGAGCACCCCCCGCGAGCCGATCGCCCTGAGCGCCGACCATCCCGGCACGGTCGCGGGCGTCGCCTACGCTCGCGAGCGCGTCATCCGCCGACTCGTCGAGGTGGGCTGCGAGGTCGCCGACCACCAGGAGCGGGCCGATACCCTCCGGGTCACCCCGCCGTCGTGGCGCCCCGACCTCACCGACCCCAACGACCTCGCCGAAGAGGTCATCCGGCTGGAGGGCTACGAGAACATCCCCTCCATCCCGCCGCGGGCCCCGGCCGGGCGCGGGCTCACCCCGAGCCAGCGCCTGCGCCGCTCCGTCGGCCGGGGGCTGGCCGGTGCGGGCTTCACCGAGGTACTGAGCTACCCGTTCGTCGGCGAGCGCGACTTCGACGGGCTGCAGCTCGACGCCGACGACGCGCGGCGCCGCACGCTGAAGCTCGCCAACCCGCTCAACGACGACGAGCCGCTGCTGCGCACCACACTGCTGCCGGGCCTGCTCAAGACCCTGGCACGCAACGTTGGCCGCGGCTTCGCCGACGTCGCCCTGTTCGAGACAGGCCTGGTCTACCGGCCCAAGCCCGGCGCGCCGGAGCAGGCACCGATGCTGCGCGTCGACCGCGGCCCCACGGCCGAGGAGCTGGCGTCCGTGGAGGCCGCCCTGCCCGACCAGCCGCGCCGCGTGGGCGCGGTCCTGGCCGGTGACCGCGAGCCCTCCGGCTGGTGGGGCGAAGGCCGCGCCGCGACGTGGGCCGACGCCATCGAGGCCGCCCGCGAGGTGGGCCGCGCCGCCGGTGCGGAGCTGACCGTCCGCGCCGACCAGCACGCCCCGTGGCACCCGGGCCGCTGCGCCGCCCTGTACGTGGCCGCGGAGGGGAGCGAGGGCAAGGAGATCCTCGTGGGGCACGCCGGTGAGCTGCACCCGCGGGTCATCACGGCCTACGGCCTGCCGCCGCGCACCGTCGCGATGGAGGTCGAGCTCGACCGCATCGAGCGCGTCGTGGCCCCGGTCCGCGCCCCGGAGGTGTCCACCTACCCGGTGGCCACCCAGGACGTGGCGCTCGTGGTCGACGCCGCGGTGCCCTCCGGCGAGGTCGAGCGCGCGCTGCGCGACGGCGCCGGCGAACTGCTGGAGAGCGTGCGGCTGTTCGACGTCTACACCGGCGAGCAGGTCGGTGCGGGCCGCAAGTCGCTCGCCTACACGCTGCGCCTGCGCGCCGGCGACCGGACGCTGACGGCGGAGGAGAGCACGGCCGCGCGCGACGCCGCCGTGGCCGCCGCCACCGAGCGCACGGGGGCGGTCCTGCGCGGTTAG
- a CDS encoding acetylornithine transaminase: MSGAGETNGTAGTATSAAGLRDRFQAALMPTYGTPGIVLARGQGSTVWDVEGTRYLDLIAGIAVSALGHGHPALVKAVTDQTATLAHTSNLFIHEREVELAERLIGLLRGATTGGRSGQGEPGAAADDIRVFFANSGTEANEAALKLVKADAAARGLSTGDRSGSTRPGYIVSTGNAFHGRTSGALALTGKAAIREKFGPFGMDVRFVPYGDADALRDAVDDSCAAVIVEPTQGEAGVIPAPEDYLARIRAICDATGAAFILDEIQSGIGRTGHWFAHQGAGVTPDVLTLAKGLGGGLPIGVCVGFGRYATAFAKGDHGSTFGGNPVACAAALAVLDTIEADGLLANATDLGALLTAELTAIDHPLITGVRGAGLWLGIQLSAPVAADVQDHAAAHGFLVNAVTPDTIRIAPPLTISRSEVLEFTGAFPAILAAATPPASETGGTA; this comes from the coding sequence GTGAGCGGCGCGGGGGAGACGAACGGCACCGCGGGCACGGCCACGAGCGCGGCCGGGCTGCGCGACCGGTTCCAGGCCGCCCTCATGCCCACCTACGGCACCCCCGGCATCGTGCTCGCGCGTGGCCAGGGCAGCACGGTGTGGGACGTCGAGGGAACCCGCTACCTCGACCTCATCGCCGGGATCGCCGTCTCCGCCCTCGGCCACGGCCACCCGGCCCTGGTCAAGGCCGTCACCGACCAGACCGCGACGCTCGCCCACACCAGCAACCTGTTCATCCACGAGCGCGAGGTCGAGCTCGCCGAACGCCTCATCGGCCTGCTCCGGGGCGCGACCACCGGCGGCCGCAGCGGGCAGGGCGAACCGGGCGCCGCGGCCGACGACATCCGCGTCTTCTTCGCCAACTCCGGCACCGAGGCCAACGAGGCCGCGCTCAAGCTGGTGAAGGCCGACGCGGCGGCCCGGGGCCTGAGTACCGGTGACAGGTCCGGCTCCACCCGCCCGGGCTATATCGTCTCGACCGGCAACGCCTTCCACGGCCGCACCTCCGGCGCGCTCGCGCTCACCGGCAAGGCCGCCATCCGCGAGAAGTTCGGGCCGTTCGGCATGGACGTGCGGTTCGTGCCGTACGGCGACGCCGACGCGCTCCGCGACGCCGTCGACGACTCCTGCGCCGCCGTGATCGTCGAACCCACCCAGGGCGAGGCCGGGGTGATCCCCGCCCCGGAGGACTACCTGGCCCGGATCCGCGCCATCTGCGACGCCACCGGCGCCGCGTTCATCCTCGACGAGATCCAGAGCGGCATCGGCCGCACCGGGCACTGGTTCGCCCACCAGGGCGCCGGTGTCACCCCCGACGTCCTGACCCTCGCCAAGGGCCTGGGCGGCGGCCTGCCCATCGGCGTCTGCGTCGGCTTCGGCCGCTACGCCACCGCCTTCGCCAAGGGCGACCACGGCTCCACCTTCGGCGGCAACCCCGTGGCCTGCGCGGCGGCCCTGGCCGTACTCGACACCATCGAGGCCGACGGGCTCCTGGCCAACGCCACCGACCTCGGCGCGCTGCTCACCGCCGAGCTCACCGCCATCGACCACCCGCTGATCACCGGGGTCCGCGGGGCCGGGCTCTGGCTCGGCATCCAGCTCTCCGCGCCCGTGGCCGCCGACGTCCAGGACCACGCCGCCGCGCACGGCTTCCTGGTCAACGCGGTCACCCCCGACACCATCCGCATCGCCCCGCCGCTGACGATCTCCCGCTCCGAGGTGCTCGAGTTCACCGGAGCGTTCCCCGCGATCCTCGCCGCAGCCACCCCGCCGGCGAGCGAGACAGGAGGTACGGCATGA
- a CDS encoding MarR family winged helix-turn-helix transcriptional regulator has product MSTRTEAAAGQEIGDDELITAWGLLHEALHTTGPLLLRDIDPSEGDMSGPWFEVLIRLQRSPGHRQPMSKLAREVSLSSGGFTKLADRLERKGYLARKSCPSDRRVVYAELTEAGQELANEARARHVVLLREHVLRPLGEDGLRTMAELARTLRDTSLAS; this is encoded by the coding sequence ATGAGTACGCGGACCGAGGCGGCTGCGGGCCAGGAGATCGGCGACGACGAACTGATCACCGCCTGGGGACTGCTCCACGAGGCACTGCACACCACGGGGCCGCTGCTGCTGCGCGACATCGACCCCAGCGAGGGTGACATGTCCGGTCCGTGGTTCGAGGTGCTGATCCGGCTCCAGCGCTCGCCCGGCCACCGCCAGCCCATGAGCAAGCTCGCCCGCGAGGTGAGCCTGAGCAGCGGCGGCTTCACCAAGCTCGCCGACCGGCTGGAGCGCAAGGGGTACCTGGCGCGCAAGTCGTGTCCCTCGGACCGGCGCGTGGTGTACGCCGAGCTCACCGAGGCCGGGCAGGAGCTGGCCAACGAGGCCCGGGCGCGGCACGTGGTACTGCTGCGCGAGCACGTGCTCCGCCCGCTCGGTGAGGACGGCCTGCGCACGATGGCCGAACTGGCCCGCACGCTCCGGGACACCTCGCTGGCGTCCTGA